The Devosia sp. SD17-2 genome includes a region encoding these proteins:
- the ccmA gene encoding heme ABC exporter ATP-binding protein CcmA yields MTQRQVFSELRLDAQALSLGRGDTILARDLTLSVPSGSGLLLRGPNGAGKSTLLLTLAGLLDPIEGAVAITGHAEEAGPAIHYCGHRNAVRPRMTVLETLQFWTGINGATGITPKDALQRVGLGRLSRVDAGYLSAGQQRRLALARLLVSLRPVWLLDEPTAALDAQGQGLLAGLLTDHLAAGGLTVIATHDAIDVPGLSVYTLGATP; encoded by the coding sequence ATGACGCAACGGCAAGTCTTTTCCGAACTCCGCCTTGACGCTCAGGCGCTTAGCCTCGGGCGGGGTGACACCATTCTGGCGCGCGATCTGACGCTGAGCGTGCCCTCCGGCAGCGGGCTCCTGCTGCGCGGTCCCAACGGCGCGGGCAAATCGACGCTGCTCCTTACCCTTGCGGGTCTGCTCGACCCGATCGAGGGCGCGGTTGCGATAACCGGCCATGCCGAGGAAGCCGGGCCGGCGATCCATTATTGCGGCCATCGCAATGCGGTTCGCCCGCGCATGACCGTGCTCGAAACCCTGCAGTTCTGGACCGGCATCAATGGCGCCACCGGGATTACTCCCAAGGATGCACTCCAACGGGTTGGTCTGGGGCGGCTGTCCCGCGTCGACGCCGGCTATCTCTCTGCCGGGCAGCAGCGCCGCCTGGCGCTGGCCCGGCTTCTCGTCTCGCTCCGTCCGGTTTGGCTCCTTGATGAGCCCACGGCCGCGCTCGATGCGCAGGGGCAGGGGCTGCTTGCCGGCCTCCTCACCGATCATCTGGCAGCGGGCGGGCTCACAGTGATTGCCACCCACGACGCCATCGATGTTCCGGGCCTCAGTGTCTACACCCTGGGAGCGACGCCATGA
- the ccmB gene encoding heme exporter protein CcmB, whose protein sequence is MTGFTAVLRREIRLSLSGGGEVLTLLLFFVIVGAIVPFAVGPDKELLARISPGIVWIAAFLSMLLGLDRLFRPDLEDGTLALYRLADLPLSAMVGAKVIAHWLTAALPLIIASPFLAMLLAMDGPTLTRTILSLLVGTPALAAFGAIGAAITAATRRGGLIAPILIAPLCVPVLIFGVGAISSQGGPDQAGAALLLLAALSLMAIALSPFAAALAIDWGED, encoded by the coding sequence ATGACCGGCTTTACCGCAGTGCTCCGGCGCGAAATCCGCCTCTCGCTCAGTGGCGGTGGGGAGGTGCTGACGCTTCTTCTTTTCTTCGTCATCGTCGGCGCCATTGTTCCCTTCGCGGTCGGACCTGACAAGGAATTGCTGGCCCGTATCTCGCCCGGCATCGTCTGGATCGCAGCCTTCCTTTCCATGTTGCTTGGGCTCGATCGCCTGTTCCGCCCCGACCTCGAAGACGGCACTCTGGCGCTCTATCGGCTCGCCGATCTGCCGCTTTCGGCCATGGTTGGCGCAAAAGTGATCGCCCACTGGCTGACCGCTGCTTTGCCGCTGATCATCGCCTCGCCCTTCCTCGCCATGCTGCTTGCGATGGATGGTCCGACGCTCACGCGCACCATTCTTTCGCTGCTCGTCGGCACGCCCGCCCTCGCCGCTTTCGGGGCGATTGGTGCCGCAATTACCGCGGCAACGCGGCGGGGCGGGCTGATTGCGCCCATCCTCATCGCCCCCCTCTGCGTGCCGGTGCTGATCTTCGGGGTCGGCGCCATCTCCTCGCAGGGTGGACCCGACCAGGCCGGGGCAGCATTGCTGCTGCTTGCGGCACTCAGTCTCATGGCAATTGCGCTCTCTCCCTTCGCGGCGGCGCTTGCGATAGACTGGGGAGAAGATTAA
- a CDS encoding heme ABC transporter permease yields the protein MSIETTPKQSWWSRLAHPGQFVIWSRPFILPLAVLTGALFLAGLYYAFLNSPADYQMGDTVRIMYVHVPAAWLSQFVYGAMTVSALGTLVWRHPMADVSMKAAAPLGAAFTAMALFTGSLWGRPTWGTFWEWDGRMTSTLVMLFIYLGIVALWRAFDDQLRAARVVAIFTLVGAVNVPIIKFSVDWWSTLHQPASVFRADGPTVAGSILTPLFIMFFAFTFFYVTLQLIAMRTEVRKRRVATLERRAARGEAA from the coding sequence ATGAGCATCGAGACAACTCCAAAACAAAGCTGGTGGAGCCGGCTGGCCCATCCCGGCCAGTTCGTCATCTGGTCCCGCCCCTTCATCCTGCCCCTCGCGGTCCTCACGGGCGCATTGTTCCTGGCAGGGCTGTATTATGCCTTCCTCAATTCGCCGGCCGACTATCAGATGGGCGATACCGTGCGCATCATGTATGTGCACGTGCCCGCGGCCTGGCTCAGCCAGTTCGTCTATGGCGCCATGACTGTGTCGGCGCTGGGTACGCTGGTCTGGCGCCATCCGATGGCGGACGTCTCGATGAAGGCTGCCGCGCCGCTCGGCGCTGCGTTTACCGCCATGGCGCTGTTCACCGGCTCGCTCTGGGGCCGCCCGACCTGGGGCACGTTCTGGGAGTGGGACGGCCGCATGACCTCAACGCTGGTCATGCTGTTCATCTATCTCGGCATCGTCGCCCTCTGGCGCGCCTTTGACGATCAGCTGCGCGCCGCCCGCGTCGTCGCCATTTTCACGCTCGTGGGCGCCGTCAACGTGCCGATCATCAAGTTCTCGGTCGACTGGTGGTCCACGCTGCACCAGCCCGCCAGCGTTTTCCGCGCCGATGGCCCAACGGTTGCAGGCTCGATCCTGACACCGCTGTTCATCATGTTCTTCGCCTTCACCTTCTTTTACGTCACCCTGCAACTGATCGCCATGCGCACTGAAGTGCGCAAGCGTCGGGTGGCCACGCTAGAGCGCCGCGCCGCACGGGGAGAGGCAGCATGA
- the ccmD gene encoding heme exporter protein CcmD — protein sequence MIELGQHAQFIIGAYVGVFGGLAALVAWTLIDARRTKRRLEELGGSQRGGSR from the coding sequence ATGATCGAGCTTGGCCAACACGCCCAATTCATCATCGGCGCTTATGTCGGGGTTTTCGGGGGCCTCGCGGCGCTCGTCGCCTGGACGCTGATCGATGCCCGCCGCACCAAGCGCCGGCTTGAAGAGCTCGGCGGCAGCCAGCGTGGCGGGTCGCGTTGA
- a CDS encoding DsbE family thiol:disulfide interchange protein yields the protein MRYALFLAPLLALVGLVAIFATSMDRNPNLVRSVLIDKQAPEFALAAVEGLDVPGFDTAALKGEPTVVNVFASWCIPCRDEHPLLETLKAQTNVRLYGINHSDAPENARAFLAELGNPYDAVGADRDRRVSIDWGVYGVPETFVVNGDGVITFKHVGPLTAEAITTQLLPALEKAGL from the coding sequence ATGCGCTATGCGCTGTTCCTTGCGCCCTTGCTGGCGCTCGTCGGGCTGGTGGCGATCTTCGCCACCTCCATGGACCGCAACCCCAATCTCGTGCGCTCGGTGCTGATCGACAAGCAGGCGCCCGAGTTTGCCCTGGCGGCGGTCGAGGGTCTCGATGTTCCCGGCTTTGATACTGCCGCCCTCAAGGGCGAGCCGACGGTGGTCAATGTCTTTGCCAGCTGGTGCATTCCCTGTCGCGACGAGCACCCGCTGCTCGAAACGCTAAAAGCCCAGACCAACGTGCGTCTCTATGGCATCAATCATTCCGATGCCCCGGAAAACGCCCGCGCCTTCCTCGCCGAGCTTGGCAATCCCTATGACGCCGTCGGCGCTGATCGTGACCGCCGCGTCTCGATCGACTGGGGTGTCTATGGCGTGCCCGAAACCTTTGTGGTCAACGGCGATGGCGTCATCACCTTCAAGCATGTGGGGCCGCTGACGGCCGAGGCCATCACCACCCAATTGCTTCCTGCCTTGGAAAAGGCCGGTCTCTAG
- a CDS encoding SRPBCC domain-containing protein gives MSRIDRCSRIIEASPEAVYAAMTDPDALVDWLPPDGMSGEILHFDLRPGGTCRMVLRYADAAISGKSGANEDISDLRFLDLVPGSLVSQSIDFVSDDPRFAGTMVMHWKLLAVPQGTEVTMEAHAVPEGISQADHLAGMRASLDNLQRFFAD, from the coding sequence ATGTCCCGCATCGACCGTTGCAGCCGCATCATCGAGGCCTCGCCCGAGGCCGTCTATGCCGCCATGACCGACCCCGACGCCCTCGTCGACTGGCTGCCGCCCGACGGCATGAGCGGGGAAATCCTCCACTTCGACCTGCGACCCGGCGGCACCTGCCGCATGGTGCTGCGCTATGCCGACGCCGCCATATCCGGCAAGAGCGGGGCCAATGAGGACATCTCGGACCTGCGCTTTCTCGACCTTGTGCCGGGCTCGCTGGTGTCTCAGTCCATCGACTTCGTTTCCGATGATCCCCGCTTTGCCGGCACCATGGTGATGCACTGGAAGCTCCTGGCCGTGCCGCAGGGCACGGAAGTCACCATGGAGGCCCATGCGGTGCCGGAGGGGATTTCCCAGGCCGATCATCTCGCCGGAATGCGTGCCTCGCTCGACAATCTCCAGCGGTTCTTCGCCGACTAG
- a CDS encoding FadR/GntR family transcriptional regulator → MDRSSGRARHSGDLIASLSGRNPARNLHSDVLWQLGFAIVSGRYAEGIILPSDGELLEQFGVSRTVLREALKTLAAKGLIEARARIGTRVLPRNRWNLFDADVLAWHFELGPEVSFLRSLAEVRIGIEIEAAALAAERRTDEQAAAMVEAVAEMEASTTPQDFARHDLQFHRLVAEASGNPFMASISALVEMALTAAFTISSPVNEPTALAQTVTVHGAIARAISEGDAKGARDAMRVAIADGFARAAGRMEEDS, encoded by the coding sequence ATGGATCGATCGAGTGGACGGGCACGACACTCGGGCGACTTGATCGCGTCGCTCTCAGGCCGCAACCCTGCCCGCAACCTGCATTCCGATGTGCTTTGGCAGCTTGGTTTCGCCATTGTCTCCGGGCGCTATGCCGAAGGCATTATCCTGCCGTCCGACGGAGAACTGCTTGAACAGTTCGGCGTGTCGCGCACGGTGCTGCGCGAGGCCCTGAAGACGCTTGCGGCCAAAGGGCTGATCGAAGCACGGGCGCGCATCGGCACGCGCGTGCTGCCGCGCAATCGCTGGAACCTCTTCGATGCCGACGTGCTGGCCTGGCATTTCGAGCTCGGCCCCGAGGTGAGCTTCCTGCGCAGCCTGGCGGAAGTGCGCATCGGCATCGAGATCGAGGCGGCGGCCCTTGCCGCGGAGAGGCGCACCGACGAGCAGGCGGCGGCCATGGTCGAGGCCGTGGCAGAGATGGAAGCATCGACAACGCCGCAGGATTTCGCCCGGCACGACCTGCAGTTTCATCGCCTCGTCGCCGAAGCCTCCGGCAATCCCTTCATGGCCTCGATCAGCGCATTGGTGGAAATGGCCCTGACGGCGGCCTTCACCATTTCCTCGCCGGTCAATGAACCGACAGCGCTGGCGCAGACGGTCACCGTTCACGGCGCCATTGCCCGGGCGATCAGCGAGGGCGATGCCAAGGGGGCACGAGACGCCATGCGGGTCGCCATTGCCGACGGTTTTGCCCGTGCGGCCGGCCGCATGGAAGAGGACAGCTAG